One region of Ascaphus truei isolate aAscTru1 chromosome 13, aAscTru1.hap1, whole genome shotgun sequence genomic DNA includes:
- the LOC142464654 gene encoding olfactory receptor 4E2-like, protein MASRNQSTVTEFTLSGLSHSLELQVSFFALFLILYLITLAGNLLIMAAVHVEPHLRSPMYFFLSNLSFLDMCYSTVTIPKMLSIVFSENKTITFKQCISQLFFLHFFGGTECFLLTAMAYDRYVAICNPLRYHIIMNHRFCRWLVAASWLAGFIHSFSQAFLTYQMPFCGPNKINHFFCDVHPLSVLACSDTFFIEIFIVANSGMISLTCFVVLLFSYLGIITTVLKIRSAEGRRKAFSTCASHLLVVTFFFGPCIFIYLRPSVNYSADKLVSVLYTVLTPMLNPIIYTLRNQEMKNALKKLTRGRVSPQEIMKGESKV, encoded by the coding sequence ATGGCTTCCAGAAACCAAAGCACAGTCACAGAGTTCACCCTCAGTGGACTCTCCCATTCTCTTGAGCTGCAAGTGTCTTTCTTTGCCCTATTTCTGATCTTGTACTTAATTACTTTGGCTGGGAACCTTCTTATCATGGCCGCTGTCCATGTGGAGCCACATCTGCGTTCCCCTATGTATTTCTTCCTCAGCAACTTGTCCTTCTTGGACATGTGTTACTCCACTGTCACCATACCCAAAATGCTCAGCATTGTCTTCTCAGAGAACAAGACCATTACCTTCAAGCAGTGCATATCTCAGCTCTTCTTTCTCCATTTCTTTGGTGGCACAGAGTGCTTTCTTTTGACTGCCATGGCTTATGATCGTTATGTAGCCATCTGCAACCCACTGCGTTATCACATCATCATGAACCACAGGTTCTGTCGCTGGCTTGTTGCAGCCAGTTGGTTGGCTGGTTTCATCCATTCTTTCTCGCAGGCCTTTCTTACCTACCAAATGCCTTTCTGTGGTCCTAATAAGATTAACCACTTCTTCTGTGATGTGCACCCACTCTCTGTGCTGGCCTGCTCTGACACCTTTTTCATTGAAATATTCATTGTAGCCAACAGTGGGATGATTTCCCTCACCTGCTTTGTGGTTCTGCTGTTCTCCTACCTTGGCATCATAACCACGGTCCTGAAGATCCGCTCAGCAGAAGGGAGGCGCAAAGCTTTCTCTACTTGTGCTTCCCACCTTCTGGTTGTCACCTTCTTTTTCGGGCCATGTATATTCATCTACTTGAGACCATCTGTCAATTACTCAGCAGACAAGCTCGTGTCTGTGCTCTACACAGTTCTGACCCCTATGCTGAACCCCATCATATACACTCTGAGAAACCAGGAGATGAAGAATGCCCTGAAGAAACTTACAAGAGGGAGGGTGTCTCCCCAAGAAATAATGAAAGGAGAGAGTAAGGTGTAG